One stretch of Thalassophryne amazonica chromosome 19, fThaAma1.1, whole genome shotgun sequence DNA includes these proteins:
- the khdrbs1a gene encoding KH domain-containing, RNA-binding, signal transduction-associated protein 1a isoform X2 has product MADTKYLPELLAEKDSLDSSFTHAMKLITAEIDRIQKGETKKDPEKDISYLDIFATKNLKLKERVLIPTKQFPRVNFVGKLLGPQGNTIKRLQEETGAKISVLGKGSMRDKNKEEELRNGGEAKYAHLSLELHVFIEVMAPIPEAYLRMAHAMDEVKKFLTPEPGEVDPYMDPHYLNGSQDGSGRGRGGPGRGRGGPPGGPGPRGRGMMRGGPRGAMRGGAPRGGPGRGGTPRGAMSGRGGPASSARGGSSNRSRPPTTGAPRMLPAAALSHQQHQLPSGSQPKTEGYDEYPPYEESYGETSYEGYDSYYGQQPAPADTEYYDYGHGDAQESSYDQYAQDDWDASWSSGGAGGKAPSARQGKGSYREHPYGRY; this is encoded by the exons AGATCGATCGTATCCAGAAAGGTGAAACCAAGAAAGACCCAGAGAAAGATATCTCTTATCTGGATATCTTTGCCACAAAGAATCTAAAACTCAAAGAGAGAGTACTCATTCCAACCAAACAGTTTCCAAGAGTAA ACTTTGTTGGAAAGCTTCTGGGACCTCAGGGGAATACTATCAAGAGACTCCAAGAGGAAACTGGTGCAAAAATTTCAGTTTTGGGAAAAGGTTCCATGAGGGACAAGAATAAG GAGGAAGAGCTGCGGAATGGTGGTGAGGCTAAATATGCTCACCTGTCTTTGGAGCTGCATGTGTTCATTGAGGTGATGGCGCCTATTCCAGAGGCCTACCTGCGTATGGCTCATGCCATGGATGAGGTCAAAAAGTTCCTCACACCT gaaCCAGGTGAGGTTGACCCCTACATGGATCCTCACTACTTGAATGGTTCCCAGGATGGTTCAGGCAGGGGTCGTGGTGGACCAGGCAGGGGCCGTGGTGGACCTCCCGGTGGCCCAGGACCAAG GGGCCGTGGAATGATGCGTGGGGGTCCTCGGGGAGCAATGCGTGGTGGTGCGCCACGGGGAGGACCAGGCCGTGGCGGCACCCCAAGAGGTGCTATGTCTGGTAGGGGTGGACCAGCTTCTTCTGCTAGAGGGGGCTCATCAAACCGTTCAAGACCCCCTACAACCGGAGCACCAAggatgcttcctgctgctgccctTTCTCATCAGCAGCACCAGCTTCCATCAGGTTCCCAACCGAAAACCGAAGGCTATGATGAATAT CCTCCATATGAAGAGTCTTACGGAGAGACTTCCTACGAGGGCTACGATAGTTATTACGGTCAACAGCCTGCGCCTGC AGATACTGAATATTATGACTATGGACATGGAGATGCGCAAGAATCATCATATGACCAGTATG CTCAGGATGACTGGGATGCGTCTTGGTCCAGTGGTGGTGCTGGAGGCAAAGCGCCTTCAGCCAGACAGGGGAAAGGATCATATCGGGAGCATCCCTATGGAAGATACTGA
- the khdrbs1a gene encoding KH domain-containing, RNA-binding, signal transduction-associated protein 1a isoform X1, with product MADTKYLPELLAEKDSLDSSFTHAMKLITAEIDRIQKGETKKDPEKDISYLDIFATKNLKLKERVLIPTKQFPRVNFVGKLLGPQGNTIKRLQEETGAKISVLGKGSMRDKNKEEELRNGGEAKYAHLSLELHVFIEVMAPIPEAYLRMAHAMDEVKKFLTPEPGEVDPYMDPHYLNGSQDGSGRGRGGPGRGRGGPPGGPGPRGRGMMRGGPRGAMRGGAPRGGPGRGGTPRGAMSGRGGPASSARGGSSNRSRPPTTGAPRMLPAAALSHQQHQLPSGSQPKTEGYDEYPPYEESYGETSYEGYDSYYGQQPAPADTEYYDYGHGDAQESSYDQYAQDDWDASWSSGGAGGKAPSARQGKGSYREHPYGRY from the exons AGATCGATCGTATCCAGAAAGGTGAAACCAAGAAAGACCCAGAGAAAGATATCTCTTATCTGGATATCTTTGCCACAAAGAATCTAAAACTCAAAGAGAGAGTACTCATTCCAACCAAACAGTTTCCAAGA GTAAACTTTGTTGGAAAGCTTCTGGGACCTCAGGGGAATACTATCAAGAGACTCCAAGAGGAAACTGGTGCAAAAATTTCAGTTTTGGGAAAAGGTTCCATGAGGGACAAGAATAAG GAGGAAGAGCTGCGGAATGGTGGTGAGGCTAAATATGCTCACCTGTCTTTGGAGCTGCATGTGTTCATTGAGGTGATGGCGCCTATTCCAGAGGCCTACCTGCGTATGGCTCATGCCATGGATGAGGTCAAAAAGTTCCTCACACCT gaaCCAGGTGAGGTTGACCCCTACATGGATCCTCACTACTTGAATGGTTCCCAGGATGGTTCAGGCAGGGGTCGTGGTGGACCAGGCAGGGGCCGTGGTGGACCTCCCGGTGGCCCAGGACCAAG GGGCCGTGGAATGATGCGTGGGGGTCCTCGGGGAGCAATGCGTGGTGGTGCGCCACGGGGAGGACCAGGCCGTGGCGGCACCCCAAGAGGTGCTATGTCTGGTAGGGGTGGACCAGCTTCTTCTGCTAGAGGGGGCTCATCAAACCGTTCAAGACCCCCTACAACCGGAGCACCAAggatgcttcctgctgctgccctTTCTCATCAGCAGCACCAGCTTCCATCAGGTTCCCAACCGAAAACCGAAGGCTATGATGAATAT CCTCCATATGAAGAGTCTTACGGAGAGACTTCCTACGAGGGCTACGATAGTTATTACGGTCAACAGCCTGCGCCTGC AGATACTGAATATTATGACTATGGACATGGAGATGCGCAAGAATCATCATATGACCAGTATG CTCAGGATGACTGGGATGCGTCTTGGTCCAGTGGTGGTGCTGGAGGCAAAGCGCCTTCAGCCAGACAGGGGAAAGGATCATATCGGGAGCATCCCTATGGAAGATACTGA